The stretch of DNA tgagagaaatgGTGAGCTTGAGAAAGAAGTCGAAAATAagagtgaaaataaaaaaatagaaaaaagtgagaaagaaaaagaaaaagagggaggagttgaaaatgagataaaggtggaagagaagaaaaaaaatgatgcaAGATTTGTCGATAACGActcaaatttgaagaaaattaagAGTAAAATTTTGAAAGATGGAGAAAAAGCTCAAGTAGTTCTACCTCATGAAAAGCTACCCTACCCTCACAAAAAGAAGAGTAAGAGAAAAGATATTGACTTTAAGAAGTTCATGGAGATGTTTAATAGCCTTCAAGTCACAACTCCGTTTATGGAAGCTTTGGAGCAAATGCCTATGTATGTCAAGTTCATGAAGGAGTTGTTGACTAAGAAGAGGAAGCCTAAAGAGGATGAAACCGTGTTGTTGACAGAAGAGTGTAGTGCAATTCTTCAAAGAAAACTCccacaaaagaagaaagatccTGGTAGTTTCACTATACCTTGTTCTATTGGGAATTTACATGTTGGGAGAGCACTTTGTGACTTAGGAGCAAGCATCAACTTGATGCCCCTCTCtatgatgaaaaaaataccCGGTGCCATAGCTAAACCCACCAAGATGCAATTATCTCTTGCGGATCGGTCAATCACGTACCCCTATGGAATCTTACAAGATGTTTTGGTAAGAGTGGCCGAATTTGTCTTTCCGGCGGATTTTGTAATTCTCGATATGGAGGAAAATGCCGAAGTGCCTCTTTTATTGGGAAGACCCTTTTTGGCAACCGGGAGAGCTCTAATTGATGTGGAGATGGGTGATTTAATGTTGAGGTTCAATGATGAGAAAGTTAACTTCAACATCTTTGAAGGTATGAGAAATCAAGATGAGATTCCACAATGCTTTAAAGCGGATGTCATTGAAGATGAGAGTGAGAACTCAAAGAAAGAAGCAACAAAGTCAATTTCTCCGGATTTGAAAGCAATCCCTTCTAATGggaaatttgtattttttggaGATGATTATAAGCAACCGGTGATCGTTAGTAGGTTGCTCACCCCTTTGAAGAAGGAGGAAAAGAGGAGCCGAGTAGAATCAAAtttgaagtatcctccctaacgTGGATGATGATGCGTCGAGCTTGGGACGTTAAACAcgcgcttcatgggaggcaacccatgggATCTCTATGGTCCATTTATATCCTTTTTCTCTACCTTTTTATTTAAGtacttttatcttttctttttagtGTCTATAATAATTGACTGATCTTGGATGACTGTGATGATCACTTGCACATTTTACTTTGTTCTTAATGAGCACCTTTATCTTTTGGAAAGTCCCATTTGTTTGACACCATCTTTTCATTCACTTCTATATACAATTATCTTGGTTTTTAATTTGAGCATCTGAAATGAAATTTCTTGCAGTGCAACGGATTTTTGCGATTGATGGATTGAAAGACAAGCTGATGAACATTCACAATTTTAACCGTTCGATAATCCGGCCGTTTAAACTGTGAGATTTTGAGCCTAAACACTTGGATTGTTTCTCGCTATGTGAGTCCACTACTTTACTTATTCTCTAGAACTTGCTTGTGTTCTTTTAATTGATTGACTGCAATGATTACACACCGAGGCAACTTTTGTTGGTATCTTGAGCCTTTCTAGCCTACCCTTGCATGCTTATATCCTTTGCTTAGCCCCTTTGAGCCTTACATTTCTTTGTTGATTGATCACTTaacccatatttttttttaaaaaaaaaaaaaacattttcttgGAGTTAAGTTGATTTTCATTACATATTGCAAAtgcttaagtttggggttgcttttggaattagcaaccAAATAAGTTTGGGGTGAGTATACTAAAGAACTTgaattgtgaaaaaaaatgaaaatgaaaaatgttgaaaaatcaaaaagtcaaatgtttgtaattttgaaaagaaaaaaaaggcgactacttcaaaaaaaaaaaatatgaagagaaaagaatgaaaagaaCGAATAATAGTTTGTGGTTGCTTGATGTTTTTATGTGTTGAGATTGAAAGATAAAGTGGAATTGGGTATGTCCTTAACTCCAAGTTTTTAACTCACTTCCCAAAAAAATCCAACCTTACCTAAGCCAAATTATGACCTTTAAGACCTCAAAAGTGTGTATTTAATTTGCTTATCGATTGATTGTTAGAATTCTTGCAAGCCTATGGTAGAATAGTTTGGtttgtgttgattgagtgattGCCCGATTAAATAGTTGAGAGAAAGCGAGTGAGTGAAGTGATTATTGAGCTTGGTCAAAtattgtgaataattttttagtcTTGTTTGGATTGAAATCATTGTGAAGAGAAGTTGCattgaaggtttgataattgaAGTGCTTAGAGGAATTTCCAAGTTGATTGTATTTGAAGTTGTGTAAGGAAGTTGTCAACCCTTTGTGATTGTTCATTTGATAAATttgttccttgaggacaagtaacagactaagtttggggttgtgatgagaTCCTCATCAGTCGATattttagagtctttttaattaagttttaataaaattttattagtttagtgtttaatttaaagtaattttaaataaattgcaagtTTTGATTTACCGAGtcacttaattatttttctctattaacatgatattttgtGTACCTTTTGTTTTGTGAAGTTATTGACATATTGTGTTTGATCAAAGTGGAGTACTCTATTTTAATATCATGGCCAAATTAAAAGGAATGATGGGCTTATAGGCTGGTTGACCCGATCCAAAAAGAAGGTGGTCTAATTCATTGGTATTGAGCGGCGCACTGTGGAAGGCCATTTTTTCACGCACACCCAAGAGGAGGAGAACGACACATGGACAGAGAGGGATGCTGCCTCATGCAATTGGAACAAACAATAGCATATTTGAAGGATTTGCTTCAGGGTTAATTCTTCTTTtgtatgtttatttatttatttatatgaacATGAGTAGCTAAACTCTAGATTAATTCTTAGGggattcttattattatttctcttgaactatgtgattatcatatgttatgattaatgaattacgaagttagtttcttcaatcattctttgttcttaatgctttgcataacttgatcaattgtgtaatgttttcaattatttgttttactatgacgataggaatgaatgatcgatctaggaacgattgatcaattaactttcacttaagacatttcggatcgttaattgagattaaaggattaaagattgtaaacctcaattgatcatagattacctaagacattagggatcgatgatcaagggagagaattatgttaccaagacattgggcataattatttttgatttaatctaatcgtgaaactaaattgagtaaattcgttattatacatgaaattaccaagagaagtagtaattagatgaaccaaaaggatcaatcgtTTTTCTTCCATCAATTTGAATCCCAAGTTATTTctaagtttatgataaaaattcaaaccaagttaaactcccccctttgcattttaattattaatcctaaattaatttaattgttttgtcgagattgaaacaatccctgcggatacgaactttataaattttattacttgacgactatttagtatacttgctaaatttctatcacatgggaaagattcaaacttTATCTGAAGAAATGTCCTAAGCATGGGCTTGATAATCATACCCAGATGCAGCACTTCACTCAAGGGTTGAGAGCTCAAACTAGAATGTTCTTGGATGCATCAGCAGGTGGGTCTTTGAAAAATAAGAATCAAACTCAAGCTAGAGAGTTGATTGAATCCATGGCTCAAAATGAATACCGAGTTCAAAATGATCGCGGTGCAAAGAAGAAGCCAGGCATGTTGGAGCTTGATACTCAAACCGCTCTTTTAGCTCAATCAACTTTGATGAATACTCAAATGGCAGCAATGTTGAAACACTTTACTAATTCTTCGAATCCACAAATGCAAGTCATGGCAGCTCAAGAtgtgaaatgtgatttttgtgggCAAGGTCACTCAAATGGCGAATGTTTTCCTGAAGGGTCGGAGGAAGCTAAGTATTTAGCTAATTTCAAGAGGAACAACCCCAACCACAACCCGTATTCAAACACTTATAATCCGGGATGGAGGGATCATCCAAATTTTGGTTGGGGAGGAAATCAAGGGTCTTCTCAATCTCAACAACAACCATCTTCACAAAATTCTCAACAAAGGAAACCGTCTCAATTAGAAGATACTCTTACTCAATTTATCAAGGTGACTCAAGGAAATTTTGAAGCTATGAAGGTTAGCCAAGATCAGATGAAAGCTAACCAAGACATTGCCAACAAAAATCATGAAGCTTCAATCAAAAATCTTGAAACACAGGTGGGTCAATTGTCAAGGCAGTTCGCGGCCACTCAAAATAATGGATTTGAAGGTTCTACAAAAGACAATCCTGGTCATGAAAGCTGCAAGGCAATTAATTTGAGAAGTAGAGTGGTTCCTTCACCTGAAGTTGTGacgaagaaaaaaattgagtcTACTGTTGAGGGAGTGAACGAAAAAAATGatgttgagggagaagttgaaaataagcatgagggagaagttgaaaaagaGTGTGAGATAGTAGCTGATTCTGAAGTTGAAATTGAGGAGTTAgttgaaaatggaaaaaataaaaaaaattgaaaaagagagtGATGAGAAGCTAGTTGAAAAGAAGAGAGGTAAGGGGGTGGAAGAGAAAGAAGTTTACAAAGAGAAGGAAAATTCATTCCATGCCAAATTACCATATCCGCGCAAGAAGAAGGCAAAGGCAAATGATCACCAACAATTCAAGAAGTTTATGAAGATGCTCAATGATCTTCAAATTAATATTCCTTTTGCAGAGGTGTTGGAGCAAATGCCGGTTTATGCCAAATTCATGAAAGAGCTTTTGACAAAGAAGCGGAAACCTCTTGATGATGACACAGTTGATATGACGGAGGAATGTAGTGCTATAATCCAAAAGAAGCTTcctcaaaagaagaaagatccCGGAAGTTTTACTATACCATGTTCTATAGGCAACATTTCCGTTGGTCGCGCTCTTTGTGATTTGGGAGCTAGCATCAACTTGATGCccttatcaatgatgaagaagatacctgGAGCTGTGGCAAAACCCACCAAAATGCAACTCTCTTTGGCTGATCGATCTATTGTGCATCCATATGGCATACTTCATGATGTCTTGGTGAGGGTAGCTGAATTCGTTTTTCCGGCTGATTTTGTAAttcttgatatggaagatgatgCCGAGGTGGAACCATTGTTATTGGGTAGGCCATTTTTAGCTACCGGAAGAGCATTGATTGATGTTGAGATGGGAGAACTTATGTTGAGAACACATGGAGAGCAAGTCATGTTTAATGTGTTCAAAGCCATGAAGCACCATGATGATGAACCACAATGTTTCAAGGTTGACGTGATAGAGGAAGTGGTGGAAGATGTCTCAGTTGAAGAAACACCATCCTTGCCATTAGAAAGAGTCATTGTTAATTCTATTGATGAATTGGAAGAGGAATGGGacaaagagattgaaatttGCCTCCGTCAACTGGAGGCATGTAAAGTGGAAGAGATTTCGAAAGAGTTTGAAAATGTGTATGCGGTagaggagaaagaaagtgttAAAGAAGATCCAAAAGACACTACTCCCGAGTTGAAAGAACTTCCTtctcatttaaaatatgttttcttagGGGAAGATTCTTCACAACCGGCAATCATAAGTAGTGAGTTGAGTGCACTTGAAGCGGAGAAGCTTGTAAGAGTATTGCGTGCTAATAAAGAAGCTATGGGTTGGAGCATTGAGGATTTGAAGGGAATTAGTCCCGGATTTTGTATGCACAAGATAAAAATGGAAGATGAATATAAACCAGTGGTGCAACCTCAAAGAAGACTCAATCCAACCATGAAGGAGGTAGTGAAAAAGGAAGTTCTTAAACTTCTAAAAGCAGGTATGATTTATCCAATTTCGGATAGTGCTTGGGTGAGTCCGGTTCATGTTGTTCCCAAAAAAGGTGGAATGACGGTTGTAaggaatgaaaaaaatgaattaataccAACTCGCACAGTCACCGGTTGGAGAATATGCATTGACTACCGGAGATTAAACCAAGCAACACGGAAAGACCATTTTCCTCTTCCATTCATGGATCAAATGCTAGAAAGGCTTGCGGGGCAGGCGTATTATTGCTTTTTGGATGGATATTCCGGGTACAATCAGATTGTTGTAGACCCGGCTGATCAAGAAAAGACGGCGTTCACATGCCCATTCGGAGTATTTGCTTACCGGAGGATGCCGTTTGGTCTATGCAATGCACCGGCTACTTTTCAGCGGTGTATGTTATCCATTTTTGCCGATATGATGGAAAATTCAATtgaggtatttatggatgatttctcTGTTTTTGGAAAATCTTTTGATCATTGCTTAGCTAATTTGAATGCTGTTTTGAAAAGATGCATAAGTACCAATTTAGTCTTgaattgggaaaaatgtcattttatggttAAAGAAGGAATTGTGCTTGGACACAAAATCTCTTCAAAAGGCATTCAAGTTGACCAAGCAAAGATAGAGGTTATTAAGGAATTGCCTCCTCCCGTGAATGTTAAGGGAGTGAGAAGCTTTTTAGGACATGCCGGTTTCTATCGGCGTTTCATAAAAGACTTCTCCAAGATAGCAAAGCCCTTAAGCAACCTCCTTGTGAAGGAAAATGACtttaaatttgatgatgatTGTTTGAAAGCTTTTGTTGTTATCAAAGAAAAGTTGGTCACTGCGCCCATAATCATTGCACCTAATTGGGACCTCCCATTTGAACTAATGTGTGATGCAAGTGATTATGCGGTTGGAGCAGTTCTTGGCCAACGACATGAGAAGTTTTTCCATGCCATATACTATGCGAGCAAGGTTTTGaatgaaaatcaaatcaattatACCACCACTGAAAAAGAATTGCTCGCAATAGTGTTTGCCTTGGAAAAATTTCGCTCTTACTTAATTGGTTCCAAAGTTGTTGTGTTTTCAGATCATTCAGCACTTAAGTACCTCTTAACAAAAGGCGATTCAAAGCCTAGGCTCTTGAGGTGGATACTACTCTTGCAAGAATTTGATTTGGAAATTAAGGACAAAAAGGGAGTAGAAAATGTGGTGGCTGACCACTTGTCAAGGTTGGATAATCTCATGGTGACTATAAAGGAGAAGTGCATCAATGAGGACTTTCCGGATGAAAAACTTTTAATGATTTCAAAAAGGCCTTGGTTCGCCGATATGGCAAACTTTAAGGTCGGTAATGAGATTCCGGAAGAGTACTcttatcaacaaaagaaaaagttttttAGAGATGCTAACTTCTACTTTTGGGATGATCCATACCTTTTCAAGGTGGGGCAAGATGGTGTGATCCGGAGATGTGTTGATGAGGAGGAGGCACAAAGTATAATGTGGCATTGCCATAGTGCTCCTTATGGTGGACATCATAGTGGACAAAGGACTGCGGCTAAGATTCTTCAAAGCGGTTTCTTTTGGCCAACACTATTCAAAGATTGCGTGGAGTTTGTTAAAAGGTGTGATAATTGCCAAAGAACCGGCAATGTGTCAAAGAGAAATGAGATGCCGCTCAATGAAATGCTTGAGGTGGAACCGTTTGATTGTTGGGGGATTGACTTTATGGGACCTTTCCCATCTTCAAAGTCTAACCTCCATATTTTGGTATGTGTGgattatgttacaaaatggGTTGAAGCCATTGCTTGTCCAGCTACTGATGCCCATACCGTGGTAAAGTTtattaagaataatatttttacacgGTTTGGTGTGCCTATAGTCCTTATTAGCGATGGGGGTAAACACTTTTGCAACAAATATTTGGATAATCTGTTGGAAAAGTACAATGTGAAGCATAAAGTGGCTACCCCGTACCATCCTCAAACAAGCGGACAAGTTGAAGTGTCAAACCGTCAATTGAAGCAAATCCTTGAGAAGACGGTTTCTTCTTCAAGAAAAGATTGGTCAATGAAGCTGAATGACGCACTTTGGGCTTATAGAACTGCCTTCAAGACTCATCTTGGGTTATCTCCGTATCAATTGGTTTATGGCAAGGCGTGCCATTTGCCGGTTGAATTAGAACATAAAGCATATTGGGCTGTTAAATTTCTTAACTTTGATGCAGGATTGGCAGGTGAGAAAAGATTGCTAAAGTTGAATGAACTAGAAGAGTGGCGGCAACAAGCTTATGAAAATGCCGTTATTTACAAAGCCAGAACAAAAAGGTATCATGATAAAGGCTTGGTAAGTAAGGAGTTTCATAAAGGACAACAAGTCTTGTTGTTCAACTCTCGGTTACAACTATTTCCTGGTAAATTGAGGTCTCGATGGTCTGGACCATTTGTTGTAAAGGAAGTTTTTCCACATGGGGCTGTGGAAATCTTTGCACCAGGAGAGGAAGATAGGTCCTTTAAGGTTAATGGACAAAGACTGAAGATTTACAAAGGAGGAGAGTTCAATCGCCACAAGGTGGCGATgctatttgatgatgaatgatcTTACGGAGCGTCAAGcctcgggacgttaaacaagcacGTGGCCTTTCGGTCACGGACCGTCGAAGCTATGGACGTTAAACGAGCGCTGCTTGGGAGTCAACCCAAggtttttaattgttactaATGTCTATTCGTGTTATGCCTTAGTTGTGGTTGCAGGTTAAGCAAGTGTGGAAGTTGAGTCAAAGAGACAGGCACGCCCAGGCGCCAGGAGAGGCCTAGAAAGGCCTGTAAACACTGACTTGACACGCTCCGGCGCAGAGAACCGGCGCGGCGCGCCCAGAGATGGCCAGAAAAGCCTGTGGATTCTGTCGTGCTGCGCGCAGCGCAGAATGGATGGCGCGCGGCGCAGACACGAGTTAAGGGGAAAAGAAAAGCAAAACATTgaatcattcttcttcttcctcaaacCTCACCACCGTAAaacccttcttcttcttctccaccCATCACCAAACTTCCATTAACACCCAAAAACAACTCACACAATCTCTAACCCAACACTTATACACCCTCAATTAACCTTAAACACTTTCAAATTACACCAATCCAACCACAAATCCACCAAATTCCTTCAAAACCCTAAcccccaaaacaaaaaaatttcttcCTAAATCACCACACCCACACGAAATTACCACCATAAACCATCTTAACACTCTTCAAAACCTTAAACCCACACCATAACCAAGCCTTCAACCAACCCAAAACCTCAagaactcaaaaaaaaaatttcaattttccaACCACCCAAAACCCTTACTCGAAAAATTCAATTCCACCCTCTAAACCACATTCAACCTTAACATGGGGAGGTCCAATAATGGGAAGAAAAAGGTGACACATGAGGAAGAACCAAGAGCAAGGAAGAAGAGTAATAGAGGAAAATCCATGGATGAAGGAGGCAactctcaacaacaacaacaactgtCCTATGCAGAAATATTTCGAGCCAACAACCCTCAGGACACGGCATGGAGTGATTTGTTCTATCGGGAGGATCGAAAGACCAGGTATAATCAAATACAATCTTTTGGTTTCACTCAGGAAAAAGGGTTTAGTGATGAGATGAAGGCAGTTCCGGCAATTTATAATGAACTACATAGAAGGAATTGgctgaaatttaataatttgatGCTTAAGGATAATGTGATTGGGAATGCACAATTAGTTCGGGAATTTTATGCTAATGCTAGGAAAGAGTCTTTTGATGTACACACTGATAAGGCTTATGTTAGAGGTGTTATGGTCGACTTCTCTGCTTTGGCTATAAATGAGTTTTTAGAAGCTAGCATTCCGGCAAGGTGTATTTATGAAAATGAATCAATTACCTTTGCGCAATGGCCTGAAGTACGACGACGAGAAATAAGAGATTTCGTGGGTCGACCGGGAACTCCATGGATGAAGTATAGTGGAGGAGAGTTCCCATCCAAGATTGATTTGCAACATTTCCGGCCAGTCGCTCGTGCTTGGGCTGAGTTTGTTGTGCACAATGTGGTACCTGTGTCTAATTCTTCAGAGTTTCAGGTAGAGAATGCGATGATAGTGATGACGATCATGAAGAAATGGGACATTAACTTGGGGCAGTTGTTAAATAAGAGCATAAGAAAAATTGCTAACCATGGGCAGGCAATCTTCCGTTTAGCACATTGCAATCTCATTACGGCTTTATGCCAACACAACCATGTTCCTGAAATTGAGTTGGATACACGTTTCAAGCCTATCAGGGGAATGACCTTGCGGTACTTTAATGGCTTGGACGATGGTCCCGTTGTTGTGAGAGCAAGGGGAGGTCCTGAGGAGCTGCGAGAAGGGGAGGATGAGGAGATGGCGGAAATCGACCGTTATGAGAGTGGCGAGCATCCAACTCAGCAACAACCACAAGAGATGCCTCGCCATCCTTATACCGAAGACGATGTTTCGGCTTTGATGTTACAGCTGGCTATTGGTCGTGCAGTCGACGTGCCTCACACTTACTATGGTGATCAGTCCATTATTTACCAGGAGGCCAGGGCAAGGGAAGCGAATTTCAGACCACCTCCCTTGTACCCTCGATACGGCACTTTGGCACGACTACAGGCGCAACATGCGATTGAGAATGCCCAGAGAGCAGCCAGACAGTTGGATGAGGTAGAGAGATGGCCACAAGATTATGCTGCATATCAGGAGAGAAGTATGTTTGATGAGGCGGACCTGGGCCTCGGAGATCGACGTGATGGGAGCGGATCGTCCCATCCGCATTGACTCGATGGTACTACTTAATCCCTTCAACTTgaatttgtttttgtcttttatgAATGCTTGTGTCTGTTTGAAAGCTTGTGCACTTCAGAATagttttgtttaaatgtcaTTAAGGATCATCTGTGTTACCATCCATGCGATATGATTTGTGAGTCTCTGTGTTAATTGCTTGTTATAttttatgataattaaaaaaattgaggaagTTTCTCAAACATTGACCACTCGATAATCCGGCCTAGCCGTGAGTTTTCGAGCCCAAACACATAACTTTTTCTTGTTATGAGAGATTCCACAACTTAGCTAATTCTCTAGAACTTGCTTTTGTTCTCTTAATTGATTAATTGCTCTGAATTACACACCGAGGCACGttgtttggtaccttgagcctTGTTGAAGCCACCTTTAAAAATGTTATATCCTTCGTTAACCCCATTTGAGCCGAATGaaaaattttgtttgtttgacaACCCAAGTTttgaaactataaaaaaaaaaaagatgattttcTTGGAGTTAGATCATAACTTATGACTCGAGCACATTGCTCAtcattaagtttggggttgcttttggtACTAGCAACTGATGAAGTTTGGGGTGGGGTACTAGagaaccaaaaagaaaaatatagtgaaaaaaaaaaaaatgacaccaAGAGAGAATGTAAATGaatctcttcaaaaaaaaaaaaagaagaaatgaaaaaggTTCTCTAGTATAACAATGCTTGATTTTTGGGGAAGATGTTTGAATAAATATCTAATCATGTGAATAGGTGATCTTtaaaactccaagtttttctgcttaccatccaaaaaaaaaaaaaaaaaaatatccaccCTAAAAACCTAAGCCCCGTTATAACCCTCAAGTCCTCTAAAGGTGTGAATTTTTATGCATGTCGATCGATTGTTAGAATGCTTGCAAGCATATGGTAGAATGGCTatgtatgtgttgattgagtgaatTTAACAATGCAAACAGGAGAGAATGTGAGGGAGTGAAGTGATTATTGTTtggtcaatatttgtgagaAGTTCTTGATTTTTCCAATGTTCATTTGTGTGCGAGTACATTGATAATAGGGATGATCTTTGAAATGTTGCATGTGTATGATTGACTTGACTGATTCTGATGTATTTGAATTAAGCTGTAAAGATAGTGCCAGGTTTTCCGATGGATGAAGgtattccttgaggacaagtGATAAGTGCCAAATATCAGTAATTTTACCTATATATTTTAAGcacttattgacttattttataaagttatttgaagTAAAAACCCCAACTATTTGTAAATATTAGTCTTTACTAGAAAATTAGtattttatctattttcacTTATTTcactaatttataataattattataaattatatatcactattattattaatgttatCTTTTTGTTTGTAAATTAATAGATTAATGAAAAGGAagtaacaaattaaaaagagGAGCAGTAAAGTCAATCAAGTGGTAAGAAAGAAACAGGGCGGTGCAAATCAAGCGGAAGTCAAGTGGCACAAACACACACATTCTTAATTCCAAAGATAAGAATTTTTAAAAGGGAATTAGCAAAGGAGGCGGTGGAGTTAATCAACAAACCCTTGAGTGAGGTTTTCTTCCAAGCTTATAAAAGGCATGTACGGTCACTTCTTAAAAGGAATTAAATTCATTCTCACACACACACCAGAGAACAACACGCCCAACATTAGAAGAAACAGGGGAGGAGAGCTTAACGCGTAACGCAGGGAGTGAAGCTCGGAACGACGGAGGAAACTGCGTTGGATGCACACCAACTGTTTGAGAAATCAACCGGTGTTGttatttcatctcttttcttcttatttgTGTAAAACTATCATGGTAATGAGTAGTTAAAGAcacttttgttgggattaggtgtaaattactctattagtatgtgTTTCTATTGATATGGttttatatatggttttagttgtctctcaatattgatgttatctttgttttcattgttttaatctttgatttgaattgttatagacatatgCCTTTTGAATCTAAGAACTAGGATAATATCTATTGAACTCTAAATTCTAGACATAAATTTAGGTTTTATATTCACTTAGAGTATCGAatcttaatgctattgtattgattgaCGATCCGAGACATCGGAGGTTAATAGATGCAATAGATATCTCGGCGTTATCTGGACACGGAAACGTTCGACGAGcgatacgtgataatattgataGATGACTAGAACCTGTGTAACTGATTAGGGGAATATGTATGAATGAGTGATTGAAATCTAATCCCAGCAATTTAATCTCTCTGTCAAATTAATCATCTTTACTAATTTTATGTATTCGCAACTTTCGTAATTAACCATCTTTGAAATccttgaaattatattaattattgaacggcatcgatatcgcatcagtccctgtggagacgataaaaacatatttacttttgtacttcaacaacaaggaaaagttcaagtttggggttgtgatgacttCACGTCATTACTATGTTTTAACCA from Trifolium pratense cultivar HEN17-A07 linkage group LG5, ARS_RC_1.1, whole genome shotgun sequence encodes:
- the LOC123886416 gene encoding uncharacterized protein LOC123886416; this translates as MQGRKAARELVFDPEIEKTAKANRKAVRLAREVARLAGAAQESSEQVVSSPDTSDNEANIMAGNPPPPPPVVPERTLGDYGQRNNGELANLGFQPRNPVSFDIKNSVLSALKENQYSGAETQCPNLHLEHFYEACDYTDPPGVTASDKRLRLFKYSLTGRAKDWLDTIPPNTINTWQELEMKFMDRYFPIHKYLERRQDITSFEQGDSETLYDAWERFKLYLKKCPKHGLDNHTQMQHFTQGLRAQTRMFLDASAGGSLKNKNQTQARELIESMAQNEYRVQNDRGAKKKPGMLELDTQTALLAQSTLMNTQMAAMLKHFTNSSNPQMQVMAAQDVKCDFCGQGHSNGECFPEGSEEAKYLANFKRNNPNHNPYSNTYNPGWRDHPNFGWGGNQGSSQSQQQPSSQNSQQRKPSQLEDTLTQFIKVTQGNFEAMKVSQDQMKANQDIANKNHEASIKNLETQVGQLSRQFAATQNNGFEGSTKDNPGHESCKAINLRSRVVPSPEVVTKKKIESTVEGVNEKNDVEGEVENKHEGEVEKECEIVADSEVEIEELVENGKNKKN